In Onychostoma macrolepis isolate SWU-2019 chromosome 04, ASM1243209v1, whole genome shotgun sequence, one DNA window encodes the following:
- the LOC131539210 gene encoding uncharacterized protein LOC131539210 has product MKERHKNPMAPDQTEDLRKEVEQLRKQVEELSVRHRFCLGRFAASDDDIRFYTRFVTYNHLMAFWRLIEPASHNMVRVTRARAATTRSEGGASGNASGQCLQPIDEFFLFMVHLSVGLTQRDLAHRFDIHQSTVSRIITTWANFLYTVLGSVRIWMSKEVVKAHMPKEFQDYPDTQVVIDCTELRCQTPSSLLLQSEVFSSYKSHCTFKGLIGMAPHGAVTFVSSLYAGSISDKELLKQSGIVSLLKPDMAIMVDKGFLVDDCVPCKVYRPAYLSKREQMSADEVKETQSIARLRVHVERLIRRVKQHKLFDTVILFPSQGASTSYTLLFASL; this is encoded by the exons ATCAGACTGAAGATCTCCGAAAGGAAGTGGAACAACTGAGGAAACAGGTGGAAGAACTGTCTGTCCGTCACAGATTTTGCTTGGGCAGATTTGCTGCATCAGACGATGACATACGGTTCTACACTAG GTTTGTGACGTACAATCACTTGATGGCGTTCTGGAGACTCATTGAACCTGCATCCCACAACATGGTTCGTGTGACCAGAGCAAGGGCAGCTACAACTAGGAGTGAAGGTGGAGCATCAGGCAATGCatct gGTCAATGCCTGCAGCCCATAGATGAGTTTTTTCTCTTCATGGTTCATCTCTCAGTTGGTCTGACACAAAGGGATCTGGCTCACAGATTTGATATTCATCAGTCCACCGTGAGTCGAATTATAACAACCTGGGCAAATTTTCTTTATACCGTTCTTGGATCAGTGCGCATCTGGATGTCTAAGGAGGTGGTCAAGGCTCACATGCCAAAGGAGTTCCAGGACTATCCAGACACACAAGTGGTGATCGACTGCACAGAGCTGCGGTGCCAAACTCCATCCTCTCTCCTGCTTCAAAGTGAAGTGTTCTCCTCTTATAAATCCCACTGCACCTTCAAGGGGTTAATTGGCATGGCACCACATGGCGCAGTCACCTTTGTGTCATCCCTGTATGCAGGATCCATCAGTGACAAGGAGCTTCTCAAGCAGTCTGGGATTGTGTCTCTGCTGAAACCTGACATGGCTATTATGGTCGACAAAGGTTTTCTCGTGGACGACTGTGTGCCATGCAAAGTCTACAGACCTGCTTACCTGTCAAAAAGAGAACAGATGTCGGCTGATGAGGTAAAGGAAACTCAATCCATTGCTCGACTGAGGGTCCATGTTGAGCGTCTCATCCGCAGGGTGAAACAACACAAGCTGTTTGATACAGTCATCCTCTTTCCATCACAGGGAGCATCAACCAGCTATACACTGTTGTTTGCCTCCTTGTGA
- the LOC131539211 gene encoding uncharacterized protein LOC131539211: MGVRPGPVSGMVVISARPKERKLADGLRSTLYKGVSSDLPDLSVLQVAEVYKDFTSTTAPLVTTMGMSSDDWMVDSAFGKVQAGSVLSYQQPAATTRNVTPHQDAPPPPPLPLDGYNLDPSVCLFVHSKHELLHMKSLAVTLETAHKIQDATKDQSASMDWHSVRKPRVTSSRFGEVCHVRGQSSAEHLAERIHKGTHQTADMKRGLELESAAVEEYCLLRGVNFYACGFLIHPDAPWLGSSPDGIVYDPTEHQVFGLLEIKCPNLKSYVDCPYLKLQNGTPELKQQHAYYWQVPGQMLISGLDWCDFVVYAQDDMMIQRIYKDCRMFKTIRERADHFFFYFYLPRSLM; encoded by the exons ATG GGAGTCCGGCCAGGTCCTGTCAGTGGGATGGTGGTTATATCTGCACGACCTAAAGAAAGGAAACTCGCAGATGGCTTAAG gAGTACCTTGTATAAAGGTGTTTCCAGCGACTTGCCTGACCTCTCAGTCCTGCAAGTGGCAGAGGTGTATAAGGACTTTACCAGCACTACAGCCCCTTTAGTCACCACAATGGGGATGTCCAGTGATGATTGGATGGTGGATTCTGCTTTCGGTAAAGTTCAGGCTGGGAGTGTTCTGTCATACCAACAGCCAGCAGCAACAACACGCAACGTTACTCCCCATCAAGAtgccccaccaccaccacctctGCCTCTAGATGGTTACAACCTTGACCCATCTGTGTGCTTATTTGTACATAGCAAACATGAACTACTGCACATGAAGTCACTGGCAGTAACTCTGGAAACGGCACACAAGATTCAGGATGCCACCAAAGACCAAAGTGCTTCGATGGATTGGCACTCCGTTAGAAAGCCACGAGTAACATCGTCCCGATTTGGAGAGGTTTGCCATGTACGGGGGCAGAGCTCTGCTGAACACTTGGCTGAAAGAATCCACAAGGGAACTCACCAGACAGCAGACATGAAGAGAGGCCTTGAACTGGAATCTGCAGCGGTGGAGGAATACTGTCTGTTGCGTGGAGTGAACTTCTACGCTTGTGGATTCTTAATTCACCCAGATGCACCTTGGCTTGGCTCCTCTCCTGATGGTATCGTTTACGACCCCACAGAGCACCAGGTTTTTGGCCTTTTGGAGATAAAGTGCCCAAATCTAAAGAGTTATGTTGACTGCCCTTACCTGAAGCTGCAGAATGGCACACCAGAGCTAAAACAACAGCATGCTTATTACTGGCAAGTGCCAGGTCAGATGCTGATCTCGGGATTGGACTGGTGTGATTTTGTTGTGTACGCACAGGATGACATGATGATACAGCGCATCTACAAAGACTGTAGAATGTTTAAAACTATTAGAGAGAGGGCTgaccatttctttttttatttctaccTGCCAAGATCcttaatgtaa